In Halobacillus amylolyticus, the following proteins share a genomic window:
- the wecB gene encoding non-hydrolyzing UDP-N-acetylglucosamine 2-epimerase — MSTKLKVMTVVGTRPEIIRLSAVINKLEESEAIDHILVHTGQNYDYELNEVFFNDFHLKKPDYFLNAAIGEAIETIGNILMKVDPIMEEVSPDAFLVLGDTNSCLCAIAAKKRQIPIFHMEAGNRCFDQRVPEETNRKIVDHVSDINLTYSDIAREYLLREGLSPDRVIKTGSPMYEVIHSRLADIEKSDILSRLDLNEREYFVVSAHREENIGSEKNFFALVDTLNAIAESYKLPIIMSTHPRTRKMIEEQEIIFNPLINTMQPLGFNEYIKLQTKSKATLSDSGTISEESSILGFPALNIREAHERPEAIEESSVMMIGLEKERILQGLTILETQKSNTLRLVKDYSMPNVSEKVLRIILSYTDYVNRVVWGR, encoded by the coding sequence ATGAGCACAAAATTAAAAGTTATGACAGTTGTCGGTACTCGGCCAGAAATTATTCGCCTCTCGGCTGTCATAAATAAACTAGAAGAGTCAGAAGCAATTGACCATATTCTTGTTCACACTGGACAAAATTATGATTATGAACTAAACGAAGTATTTTTTAATGACTTTCATTTGAAAAAGCCAGATTACTTTCTTAACGCTGCAATAGGTGAAGCTATTGAGACTATTGGAAACATTTTAATGAAAGTTGATCCTATTATGGAAGAAGTAAGTCCAGATGCTTTTTTAGTTTTAGGAGATACAAATAGTTGTTTATGTGCGATTGCAGCTAAAAAAAGGCAGATTCCTATTTTCCATATGGAAGCAGGAAACCGTTGTTTTGACCAAAGGGTGCCTGAAGAAACAAACAGGAAGATTGTTGATCATGTGTCAGATATAAACCTCACATACAGTGATATTGCTCGAGAATATTTACTTCGTGAAGGACTCTCGCCAGATCGAGTGATTAAGACGGGTAGTCCGATGTATGAAGTCATCCATAGTCGCCTTGCCGACATTGAGAAGTCAGATATCCTAAGTCGTTTGGATTTGAACGAACGGGAGTACTTCGTTGTTTCCGCACATCGTGAAGAGAATATTGGTTCTGAAAAGAACTTTTTTGCTTTAGTTGATACTCTTAATGCTATTGCTGAAAGTTATAAACTACCGATTATTATGAGCACCCACCCAAGAACAAGAAAAATGATTGAGGAACAAGAAATTATCTTCAATCCATTAATCAATACAATGCAACCGTTGGGCTTCAATGAATATATAAAGCTACAAACTAAATCTAAGGCTACACTAAGTGATAGCGGGACGATTAGTGAAGAATCTTCGATATTAGGCTTTCCAGCATTGAATATCCGTGAAGCACACGAGAGACCTGAGGCCATCGAAGAATCGTCTGTTATGATGATAGGATTAGAGAAGGAACGTATTCTTCAAGGTTTAACTATATTAGAGACTCAAAAAAGTAATACTTTGAGATTGGTTAAAGATTATAGTATGCCTAACGTGTCTGAGAAGGTACTTAGAATAATATTATCTTATACTGATTATGTTAATAGAGTTGTTTGGGGGAGGTAG
- a CDS encoding O-antigen ligase family protein: protein MGTFGMVIKFDKNSFFKVIVIYYWLLILLIDYGATSNRSSTQYFLIMLPIIFYILINMNVIVRKRVTLEVFSLLMFLFFAISFSIVKFDINPIFGLLIWVLPIIIVLNNKVYLSIKLVNTLFILTIVAGVFAYHIGVNVYGYIPGQSTTNLTQGLWWRISMFPYSTPPLSAVFALIVLILNFFYNNSFKWKVFFVILSSYFLVLSGSRTALIVTALILMTLFISKIFNSKMTFLKKALSVSPILMFLTLFIFPEFLLILDFNNPFFNSLIFRSTDSSQSLNEILKTMNRQTIWEDYFHIYIDSPIIGGSSEEIKEVGHSETMLFRYLALYGLSIIFLLSFLYLVIANSLMKKNYLRYAIGIILFVYLLVYSSYFQTYNFIFLLLLGLLNFNNSKTSVK from the coding sequence ATGGGGACATTTGGGATGGTTATAAAATTTGATAAAAACTCATTCTTCAAAGTGATTGTAATATATTATTGGTTACTAATCTTGTTAATTGATTATGGAGCGACTTCAAATCGATCTAGTACACAATACTTCTTAATAATGTTGCCAATAATATTTTATATATTGATTAATATGAATGTTATAGTAAGGAAAAGAGTTACTTTAGAAGTTTTCTCTCTTCTAATGTTTTTGTTCTTTGCAATATCGTTTTCAATTGTAAAGTTTGATATAAATCCGATATTCGGTTTATTAATTTGGGTTTTACCAATTATAATTGTTTTAAATAACAAGGTTTATTTAAGCATTAAGTTAGTAAATACATTGTTTATCTTAACTATTGTTGCGGGAGTGTTTGCCTACCATATTGGAGTAAATGTTTATGGATATATTCCAGGACAATCTACCACAAACTTAACACAAGGACTTTGGTGGAGAATATCAATGTTTCCATATTCAACTCCACCATTATCAGCAGTTTTTGCTTTAATAGTACTAATTCTTAATTTTTTTTACAATAATAGTTTCAAGTGGAAAGTGTTTTTTGTTATTTTAAGCTCGTACTTTTTAGTTTTGAGTGGCTCAAGAACTGCCCTTATAGTAACTGCTTTAATTCTGATGACTTTGTTCATATCTAAAATTTTTAATTCAAAGATGACTTTTTTAAAGAAAGCATTATCAGTGAGCCCAATTCTAATGTTTTTGACTCTTTTCATATTTCCGGAGTTTTTATTAATTTTAGACTTTAACAATCCTTTTTTTAATAGTTTAATTTTTAGAAGTACTGATTCTTCCCAGTCTTTAAACGAGATCTTAAAAACGATGAATAGACAAACAATTTGGGAGGATTATTTTCATATATATATAGATAGTCCAATAATTGGGGGAAGTTCAGAGGAAATTAAAGAGGTAGGTCATTCTGAGACTATGTTATTCAGGTACTTAGCTCTATATGGATTATCAATAATATTCTTACTCAGTTTCTTATACCTAGTAATAGCGAATTCATTAATGAAAAAAAATTACTTAAGGTATGCTATAGGTATTATACTATTTGTATATCTCTTGGTATATTCTAGTTATTTCCAAACCTATAATTTTATTTTCTTATTATTATTGGGGTTGCTTAATTTTAATAATTCTAAAACTAGTGTTAAGTAG
- a CDS encoding glycosyltransferase family 4 protein — MKKKVLIMADYYVPSIKGGGPIRSIKNLVDHLSDRIDFYIITNDRDLGNEQPFENIKTDEWLQVGKARVFYTNLSKLTWRKMFYLVAEVNYDVLYLNSFFSYKVSILPIMLNKIKKIPRTPIVMAPRGQFSPGALGLKSKRKRLYLKVAKGLGLYRNVTWHATTDIEKKDIEKVIGNTGTFKVSNNLTANYGELDYHKNILKKKGELKVVFISRVHPKKNLKKAIEFLKNVDGKIEFNIYGPLEDKPYWTECQNSIESLPENIKVSFNGVLDHDNIIDVFKVHHVFLFPTLGENFGHVISEAFIGGCPVIISDQTPWRGLEEYQVGWDIPLTEEEKFEEVLNYCVKMDNAHYKAFSERSFLYGKELSNKSCDKSDAYGVFDID; from the coding sequence ATGAAAAAAAAAGTTTTGATAATGGCAGATTATTATGTCCCAAGCATCAAAGGCGGCGGCCCCATACGATCTATTAAGAATCTAGTGGATCACCTCTCAGATAGAATTGATTTCTATATAATTACCAATGATAGGGATCTAGGTAACGAACAGCCTTTTGAAAATATAAAAACTGATGAGTGGTTGCAAGTTGGGAAGGCAAGGGTATTCTATACAAATCTGTCAAAATTAACTTGGAGAAAAATGTTTTATTTGGTTGCTGAAGTTAACTATGATGTTCTGTATTTAAATAGTTTTTTCTCATATAAAGTTAGCATTTTACCGATTATGTTAAATAAAATTAAAAAAATACCAAGAACGCCTATTGTCATGGCTCCAAGAGGTCAGTTTTCCCCAGGGGCATTAGGCTTAAAAAGTAAAAGAAAAAGGTTATATTTAAAGGTAGCAAAGGGATTGGGGTTATATAGGAATGTCACGTGGCATGCAACAACTGATATAGAAAAAAAAGATATTGAGAAGGTAATTGGAAATACAGGAACGTTTAAAGTTTCTAATAATTTAACTGCCAATTACGGAGAACTCGACTATCACAAAAATATTCTAAAGAAAAAAGGGGAACTGAAAGTTGTTTTCATCTCAAGGGTTCACCCTAAGAAAAACCTTAAAAAAGCTATCGAGTTTTTAAAAAACGTTGATGGTAAAATTGAATTTAATATATATGGACCTTTGGAAGATAAACCCTATTGGACTGAATGCCAAAACTCAATAGAAAGCTTACCAGAAAACATCAAGGTTTCATTTAATGGCGTATTAGATCACGATAATATTATAGACGTATTTAAAGTACATCATGTCTTTCTATTTCCAACTTTGGGGGAGAATTTTGGGCATGTAATTTCAGAAGCCTTTATTGGAGGTTGTCCAGTAATTATAAGTGATCAGACTCCATGGAGAGGATTGGAAGAATATCAAGTTGGTTGGGATATACCACTTACAGAGGAAGAGAAATTTGAAGAAGTATTAAATTATTGTGTGAAAATGGATAATGCACATTATAAAGCCTTCTCGGAAAGATCCTTTCTGTATGGCAAGGAACTTTCAAATAAATCATGTGATAAGTCTGATGCTTACGGGGTTTTTGATATTGATTGA